The genomic stretch TTTCCAGATTTAACAGTTGAATTGAGAACTATATAAAATGTTGTTGTCGACGCTGTCAATATTTGTAATCTTTAAAtaaaacttttctttcaaagtGTCGTGTACCTTGGTAGTCGATGTGCCCGTCGCCATTGAGGTCAGCCTCTCGCATCATTTCGTCCAATTCCTCATCCGTCAGCTTTTCACCAAGATTTGCCATAATTTGCCGCAGCTCATTTGCACTTATCAACCCATTTCCGTCTCTGTCAAAAATCCTGAAAGCTTCCCTAATTTCTTCCTCTGTGTCTGTATCCTTTATTTTATTGGACATCATTTGGAGAAATTCCTCAAAGTCTATCTCCCCATTTCCTGTCGCGATATAAAAAATTAGCGTTTAAAAGGCACGAGATATTTTTCAGTTAGTAAACACATCATGACATGCACGTTCACAGaaccatttctttaatttttttgaaaggCGAAAACATCCTgcttttatttttaaaccagGTGGAAGGGGGATACGTGCTCTGATTTGTTTTAATTAGTTATTTGGGTAATTTCCCCAAGGAAAAGTCTGCCCAACGTACACCACGTAGGCTGAGCAGAGTAAAACCTAGAGCGAATATCCCGAGTTCAATTTCCAAGGAATTGAAAGGTCAATTGGGATATGAGATATGAGCGTCGAAAGGAATTTTCCATTGGTAATGTTACActtggtgattggttcaaaatctCGCACCGcattctcaaccaatcagagataAAAGCGCTTAGACGCAACTGCATGCATTTGCCACGCGTTATGAGATTGGTCTATTGGATTATCTTCCTCTGTTCGGAGATTCACCAGGGTAACAAACTTGTGTTGATTTTACACCACTTGATTAAAAACAGAACAAAGAGCACGAGTTAAGTCAAACCAAAGCTAAGTCTACGCACAAAGAAAATTACATAATTTCCACACCATCTTCATCCACCTCGGCTATCATCTCTTTTAGTTCTTCTTCTGTTGGATTTTGTCCCAGTGACCTGATCACTGCACCAAGCTCGGATGACGAGATAGACCCACCGCCATCTTTGTCAAACAATGTGAATGCTTCTCGAAGTTCTATCATtagggaaaaagaaaaaaattaattgcagTAACAAAAATCTAGCTTGAGCAGAGCATGTCTAGAAAAAACTGCCGCTTGgtggaaaaaaattatcaatttaAGCTTAAAGTAAAATCACACGAAGGACACATAAATGCGAGGAAAAAGTAGTCGTTCTTTGTCGGAATCTCTGATTTTCGTAAGGAAGGTCAGGAACGCTCTCGGAAATCTTCGGACATTATCGGCTCGCCCCCTACGAAAAACTCGAGTAAAAAAATTGATGGAAGCTCAGAACTTGTTATTGGGGGGAGAAGAGATGAGATAAGAAAGCACGAGTTGGTGAAAATAGTATCTTCCGTCGCTATTCGTTTCCTTAAAGACATATAGCCGTTTTTACTCATATTTTATTCAGATTTTATCGCCCTTTAATTGAGCAAGAGCAACGACGGAGGCTACCGGAAAGTCATTCGcattattgtaattattctttttttttttaaataataaaatgcTTTGTTCATAGTGGAAGCACACTAAGCTGTCAAGTTAgtttcacaggcaccccacttttaatagtgtgaaagaaacaattcaaacttaacagaaacatgattaagaaccccaactggaaTTGAATCCGGGTCAACGGGAAATGAATCCAAACCAGAGGACAGAGCGGGATTTCAACCCGGGGTGACCCCATGCagacccaacgccctaaccattGGATCACGCCACCTTCATTTTGGGATGATTCCAAGTCATTCAGGGCAGTGTAAGTCCGTGAAGCAATTCAACTACCAATGAACTGAACTGTTATGAACAAGGTGGCATGCAGTTTATAGAGTAAATTGAGCGGCATTCATTATTGGATGCTCATTACCACTCGAACTTAAAAATGCTCAGATTCATATAACATTAAAGCTGCTCTAAAGCCCTTCCTTTTTCGTAAAGCATATGGACTATAATCTGATCTTAACATTTTTACCTAT from Montipora capricornis isolate CH-2021 chromosome 12, ASM3666992v2, whole genome shotgun sequence encodes the following:
- the LOC138027847 gene encoding calmodulin-like — its product is MNAMPNKQIEKQDKRLSEEQIAELREAFTLFDKDGGGSISSSELGAVIRSLGQNPTEEELKEMIAEVDEDGNGEIDFEEFLQMMSNKIKDTDTEEEIREAFRIFDRDGNGLISANELRQIMANLGEKLTDEELDEMMREADLNGDGHIDYQEFRQLMTK